A window from Bdellovibrionota bacterium encodes these proteins:
- a CDS encoding cyclic nucleotide-binding domain-containing protein: MPPIKVDPKGHKLKVKAEEAYAQMKWKKALELYREAAGLIQKDPKIEQRIGDLYRRVNMKQESVEQYKKVAKMFASDGFWAKAIAIQKIILEIDPTESGVQRQLAELYSKQGVQARTLPEVEPLSPTAEERSAISISGAEPLAMDHRVDDALIGGTVSISGAKPRTVDSPPEPFRNPKEVEFTAEPEENPLGSPLGKVGAIPLLSEMDTEELHAVLERLAVRRFPSGAFVCEEGDVGRSMYIIADGWVEVLTKDTDGSKLVLGKLRGGDFFGEFGLLTNGQRNASVQTKTDVELLEITSADFETIAAKHPHIWAVLEDYLRRRLIDTIVAKSPVFRAMTEEERAKLPALVRLKKFKMDDTVMAEGTDGDEMYFIKAGRLIVTVQQGKDRVLVGELGPGEYVGEVAMLTGKPRTATVRAKTDTEVFTLTRKDAAMVLRGNREVLTRLKSKMDERSKETAEAFQSYREARKTLEFV, from the coding sequence ATGCCTCCCATTAAAGTCGATCCGAAAGGCCACAAACTGAAGGTCAAAGCGGAGGAAGCGTACGCCCAGATGAAGTGGAAAAAGGCGCTGGAACTGTATCGAGAGGCGGCCGGCTTGATCCAAAAAGACCCGAAGATCGAACAGCGGATCGGCGATCTTTATAGGCGCGTCAACATGAAACAGGAATCGGTTGAGCAGTACAAGAAAGTGGCCAAAATGTTCGCGAGCGACGGTTTCTGGGCTAAGGCGATCGCGATTCAAAAGATCATTCTGGAAATTGATCCGACCGAGTCGGGTGTCCAGCGCCAACTGGCGGAATTGTATTCAAAGCAAGGGGTACAGGCGCGCACGCTGCCGGAGGTGGAACCGCTAAGCCCCACGGCTGAAGAACGGTCGGCGATTTCCATATCGGGAGCCGAACCTTTGGCAATGGATCACCGTGTGGACGATGCGCTCATCGGAGGGACGGTCAGCATCTCCGGGGCCAAACCCCGGACGGTGGATTCACCGCCCGAACCGTTTCGTAATCCCAAAGAGGTCGAATTCACCGCGGAACCGGAGGAAAATCCCCTCGGCTCGCCTTTGGGAAAAGTCGGTGCGATTCCGCTGCTCTCCGAAATGGATACGGAAGAACTCCATGCGGTTTTGGAACGGCTTGCCGTACGGCGCTTTCCCTCCGGAGCTTTCGTCTGCGAGGAAGGGGATGTCGGCCGATCGATGTACATCATTGCGGACGGCTGGGTCGAAGTTTTGACGAAGGATACGGACGGTTCAAAGCTGGTTCTCGGGAAGCTGCGGGGAGGCGATTTCTTCGGCGAGTTCGGCTTGCTGACGAACGGCCAACGAAACGCTTCGGTGCAAACGAAGACGGACGTCGAATTGCTGGAGATCACGAGCGCGGATTTCGAAACGATCGCGGCGAAGCACCCGCACATATGGGCCGTTTTGGAAGATTACCTGCGCCGAAGGCTCATCGATACGATTGTCGCCAAGTCTCCGGTGTTTCGGGCGATGACGGAAGAGGAGCGGGCGAAGCTTCCCGCTCTCGTCCGGCTCAAAAAGTTTAAAATGGATGACACCGTCATGGCTGAGGGGACCGATGGAGACGAAATGTATTTTATTAAGGCAGGCAGGCTCATCGTCACCGTTCAGCAAGGAAAGGATCGCGTGCTTGTCGGCGAGCTCGGGCCCGGAGAGTACGTGGGCGAGGTGGCGATGCTGACCGGAAAACCGAGGACGGCCACCGTACGGGCCAAAACGGACACGGAGGTCTTTACGCTCACACGCAAAGACGCGGCAATGGTTTTGCGCGGCAATCGCGAAGTGCTGACCCGACTTAAATCCAAGATGGACGAGCGATCGAAAGAAACGGCGGAAGCGTTTCAAAGTTATCGGGAAGCGCGAAAAACGCTCGAATTCGTCTAG
- the wecB gene encoding UDP-N-acetylglucosamine 2-epimerase (non-hydrolyzing) has translation MSVRKKRVAIVFGTRPEVIKLWPLIEALQKFPRIRTTTVNTGQHGFLSAQAARNLGVKWNVNLRVMEPDQRLSSVVARMVDKLDRLFARLAPGLVVVQGDTATALAAALAAYHLKIPVAHVEAGLRTGDRYQPFPEENYRVMVDHLATLHFAPTLHAKNALLREAIHGKHLYVTGNTVVDAVTRLVRRSPAPRWPKPYLLVTLHRRENFRGTIRNVARVLISVLREEPNLHVVWPVHPNPNVRRQIPKAIRRHSRVHLVEPLPYISFLGSAKGSTLILSDSGGIQEEAPTLKKRVILVRNVTERPEAVKAGWSSFVGTEEKALHRAILMNLHRRKVPSGPNPFGDGRSGTRIARLLAEYLKD, from the coding sequence ATGTCGGTGAGGAAGAAGCGGGTGGCGATCGTTTTCGGGACTCGGCCCGAGGTCATCAAACTTTGGCCGTTGATCGAGGCTCTCCAAAAGTTTCCGCGGATCCGGACGACGACCGTCAACACCGGGCAGCATGGATTTCTTTCCGCCCAGGCGGCTCGCAATCTCGGCGTAAAATGGAACGTCAATCTTCGCGTCATGGAGCCGGATCAGCGGCTCAGTTCCGTTGTGGCTCGGATGGTCGACAAACTGGATCGACTGTTCGCCCGGCTCGCTCCCGGTTTAGTGGTTGTTCAAGGCGACACGGCGACGGCCCTTGCGGCCGCTCTGGCGGCCTATCATCTAAAGATCCCGGTTGCGCACGTCGAGGCGGGGCTTCGTACCGGAGACCGATATCAGCCCTTCCCCGAAGAAAACTACCGCGTCATGGTGGACCATCTCGCGACGCTTCATTTCGCTCCCACGCTTCACGCCAAGAATGCGCTTCTTCGCGAGGCGATTCATGGAAAACATTTATATGTCACGGGGAACACGGTCGTAGACGCCGTCACGCGGCTGGTTCGCCGGAGCCCGGCACCGCGTTGGCCGAAACCTTATCTGTTGGTCACGCTCCACCGTCGGGAAAATTTTCGGGGGACCATTCGAAACGTCGCGCGGGTTCTCATCTCCGTTCTCCGTGAAGAGCCCAATCTTCATGTGGTCTGGCCTGTCCACCCCAACCCCAATGTCCGCCGTCAGATTCCGAAGGCGATTCGCCGTCATTCCCGTGTTCATTTGGTTGAGCCGCTTCCGTACATCTCCTTCCTAGGCTCGGCAAAAGGTTCCACGCTCATTCTTTCCGATTCCGGCGGGATTCAAGAAGAAGCTCCCACGCTCAAGAAACGGGTTATTTTGGTTCGCAACGTCACGGAACGGCCGGAAGCCGTGAAGGCAGGCTGGTCTTCGTTCGTCGGGACCGAAGAGAAGGCGCTGCACCGAGCCATCCTTATGAATCTTCATCGCCGAAAAGTTCCCTCCGGGCCGAATCCTTTCGGGGACGGTCGTTCTGGAACGCGGATCGCGCGTCTCCTGGCGGAATACTTGAAAGATTGA
- a CDS encoding DUF86 domain-containing protein has translation MKKDDRVYLLHIRDAIHQILTYAKDGRDFFRGDKKTQDAVIRQFQVLGEATKKLSAQFQNSHGEFPWKTMAGMRDKMVHEYFGIDLELVWDVVDKELPNLETKINQLLAGLKT, from the coding sequence ATGAAGAAGGATGATCGGGTTTATTTGCTTCACATTCGAGATGCCATCCATCAAATCCTGACCTACGCCAAAGACGGACGCGATTTCTTCCGGGGCGACAAGAAAACACAGGACGCCGTCATTCGCCAATTTCAAGTCTTGGGGGAGGCGACAAAGAAGCTATCGGCGCAGTTCCAGAATTCACACGGGGAGTTTCCGTGGAAGACGATGGCCGGCATGCGGGATAAGATGGTACACGAGTACTTTGGGATCGATCTAGAATTGGTATGGGACGTTGTGGATAAAGAGCTTCCGAACCTTGAAACGAAAATAAATCAGCTGCTGGCGGGATTGAAGACGTAA
- a CDS encoding glycosyltransferase has translation MISVILPIYNEEENLPRVRSELFPVLETLGTEWEIVAVNDGSGDKSAVLLAELSAQDPRVRVVHHPENRGLGAAVRTAFKECRGDYIVTLDGDFTFHPRFIPKLMERALATGADCVIGSPFADGAGFVGVPSHRLLLTRASNWLYRKILRSPVTSITAIFRFYRREAVQALALRSDGFPINAEILSGLLSHGCRIEEIPVPLEGRVHGESKAGLFKETYRHLQLLWSIARQHEDWERGFGALVLAVATVLLFWPSIRFGFLNWDDDQLLTQHPWYLPVTYKSLFAMWNPLSLWEGKALDYSPIRDLSYALDLWVWGWNPFGFHLTNVLLHAANGILVFLFLLNFCSFGAAWIGSMLWAWHPLAIEPVAWVSGRKDLLMACFVLIALHLAHRNRWFEAFGSGLAALLSKYTALPLGIIFLTPIGGNRSSARRTRTSLGLIVFGLAIVGFALAANRHRGEVIVAQKAEDFVHVWPAALQVVTHAVQSAVWPTALSARYVQHPELGWFNHSVAGGAALLVATMIALFYLLRKLPAAGKGLLFGALTFLPYLPIVPTNIWMADRYLYLSLVGGVWGWVALLDTAPGKVRRALLLSSVILAGLSAWQTRARLPVWKDSLSLWSDTVQRSPSLYYVWGNLGQAQLETGHTQEAIRSFERAYKLNSAFKEAWLFLGQAYVREGRKKVGIEALVRFETESPETMKTRRLRERAIAWAETGEKERAEKLFKEQLRNQPTDPVAWGNLGVLYVQSGRDGDALDAWNRAIRVRPDLPVARLNRGRYRFLHGECDGMKEDFRAFREMTGAERMEIQRLKNSCR, from the coding sequence ATGATCAGCGTAATTCTTCCCATCTATAACGAGGAGGAGAATCTTCCGCGCGTTCGGTCGGAACTTTTTCCGGTTCTTGAAACACTGGGAACGGAGTGGGAGATCGTGGCGGTCAACGACGGAAGCGGTGACAAGAGCGCCGTATTGCTCGCCGAGTTATCCGCGCAAGACCCTCGAGTCCGTGTCGTTCACCATCCTGAAAACCGTGGTCTCGGAGCCGCCGTTCGAACGGCATTCAAAGAATGCCGGGGCGATTACATCGTTACGCTGGACGGGGATTTCACGTTCCATCCTCGATTCATCCCGAAACTTATGGAACGCGCCCTAGCGACGGGAGCCGACTGCGTGATCGGATCCCCTTTTGCCGACGGGGCAGGATTTGTAGGTGTCCCATCGCATCGCCTCCTCCTCACGCGAGCTTCCAACTGGCTTTATCGAAAGATACTTCGATCGCCGGTGACGTCGATTACGGCAATCTTTCGTTTTTATCGTCGCGAGGCGGTGCAGGCGCTCGCACTTCGGTCGGACGGTTTTCCGATCAACGCCGAAATCCTGTCGGGGCTCCTTTCCCACGGCTGTCGGATCGAAGAAATTCCGGTGCCTCTCGAAGGGCGCGTACATGGGGAGTCGAAAGCCGGTTTGTTTAAGGAGACCTACCGGCATCTTCAATTACTTTGGTCGATCGCGCGTCAACACGAAGACTGGGAAAGGGGATTCGGCGCGTTGGTTCTGGCCGTGGCGACAGTTTTGCTTTTTTGGCCGTCCATCCGTTTTGGTTTTCTCAATTGGGATGACGACCAACTGCTCACGCAGCATCCTTGGTATCTTCCGGTAACGTATAAAAGCCTGTTCGCCATGTGGAATCCGCTGTCGCTCTGGGAGGGAAAGGCGCTGGATTACAGCCCCATCCGGGATTTGAGTTACGCCCTGGATCTCTGGGTGTGGGGATGGAACCCTTTCGGATTTCATCTGACCAACGTTCTTCTTCACGCGGCGAACGGGATTTTAGTCTTTTTGTTCCTCTTGAATTTTTGTTCCTTCGGCGCGGCGTGGATCGGATCGATGCTCTGGGCCTGGCATCCGTTGGCGATCGAGCCGGTCGCGTGGGTGTCCGGTCGAAAAGATCTGTTGATGGCCTGCTTCGTCTTGATCGCCCTGCATTTGGCCCATAGAAATCGTTGGTTTGAGGCGTTTGGAAGCGGCCTAGCGGCTCTCCTTTCGAAATACACGGCGCTCCCCTTGGGAATCATCTTTCTGACCCCAATCGGAGGCAATCGGTCGTCCGCCCGCCGGACGCGCACCTCTCTTGGTTTGATCGTATTCGGACTCGCCATTGTTGGATTTGCCCTGGCCGCCAATCGCCATCGCGGGGAAGTGATCGTCGCGCAGAAAGCGGAGGATTTTGTCCATGTGTGGCCGGCGGCGCTTCAGGTAGTTACGCATGCGGTCCAAAGTGCCGTCTGGCCGACGGCCCTCTCCGCTCGATACGTCCAGCATCCGGAACTGGGATGGTTCAACCATTCGGTCGCCGGCGGCGCGGCGCTTTTGGTGGCTACCATGATCGCTCTGTTTTATTTGCTCCGAAAATTACCTGCCGCTGGGAAAGGACTTCTCTTCGGAGCATTGACGTTTCTTCCCTACCTGCCGATCGTGCCGACGAATATTTGGATGGCCGATCGATATCTCTATCTATCTTTAGTCGGAGGAGTGTGGGGATGGGTGGCGCTTCTCGATACCGCTCCGGGAAAGGTCCGACGGGCGCTTTTGCTGTCCAGCGTGATCCTTGCCGGTCTGTCGGCTTGGCAGACGCGCGCTCGTCTTCCGGTGTGGAAAGATTCGCTCTCTCTTTGGAGCGACACGGTTCAGCGGTCGCCTTCTCTATATTATGTCTGGGGAAATCTCGGTCAGGCTCAGTTGGAGACGGGACATACCCAGGAAGCGATTCGATCGTTTGAGCGGGCGTACAAACTCAATTCGGCATTCAAGGAAGCATGGCTTTTTCTCGGTCAGGCGTATGTGCGGGAAGGCCGTAAGAAGGTGGGAATAGAAGCATTGGTGCGTTTTGAAACGGAATCGCCGGAGACCATGAAAACGAGAAGACTGCGGGAACGGGCGATCGCCTGGGCCGAAACCGGGGAAAAAGAGCGGGCCGAGAAATTGTTCAAAGAGCAGCTTCGAAACCAGCCGACCGATCCGGTGGCGTGGGGAAATCTGGGAGTCTTGTATGTGCAGAGCGGTCGGGACGGAGACGCGCTCGATGCCTGGAATCGGGCGATTCGGGTTCGGCCGGATCTGCCCGTGGCCCGGCTCAACCGGGGCCGATATCGATTTCTTCACGGGGAATGCGACGGAATGAAAGAGGATTTTCGCGCGTTTCGAGAAATGACAGGCGCGGAGCGAATGGAAATTCAGAGATTGAAGAATTCATGTCGGTGA
- a CDS encoding nucleotidyltransferase family protein, translating into MDPVKLPAFLLNRREEVLELAARHGATNVRIFGSLARGEARSDSDVDILVSMTPGRSYFDFVALWQDLEELLGRKVDVVSDRGMSPYLRDRILSEARSL; encoded by the coding sequence ATGGACCCGGTAAAGCTGCCCGCTTTTTTGCTTAACAGGCGTGAAGAAGTCCTGGAATTGGCGGCGCGACATGGCGCCACGAACGTCCGCATTTTCGGATCCCTCGCCCGGGGCGAGGCGCGATCGGACAGCGATGTGGATATTCTCGTTTCCATGACACCTGGACGAAGTTACTTCGATTTTGTCGCCCTGTGGCAGGATCTGGAGGAACTCCTGGGACGAAAGGTGGATGTCGTTTCCGACAGGGGAATGAGCCCCTATTTGCGGGACCGAATCCTGTCGGAAGCCCGGTCGCTATGA